A section of the Streptomyces sp. V3I8 genome encodes:
- a CDS encoding MarR family winged helix-turn-helix transcriptional regulator, whose translation MGDTPVNEPTLDEQIAAYQREFQDLDPQVEKIVSALGRLNRRMNVAYGRQTSALGISNAEWEVLKALVLAGAPYCLGPSDLAKRLGLTPAAMTHRIDRMVAEGLVTRERDESNRVRVIVELTHEGRDKWLEAMRMATVFEEDLLQDLSQEERGVLGEVLTRLLRRVEDAQPDAGGRLTDLD comes from the coding sequence ATGGGTGACACCCCCGTGAACGAGCCGACGCTGGACGAGCAGATCGCCGCCTACCAGCGCGAGTTCCAGGACCTCGACCCCCAGGTCGAGAAGATCGTCTCGGCGCTCGGCCGCCTCAACCGCCGGATGAACGTCGCGTACGGCCGCCAGACCTCGGCCCTCGGCATCAGCAACGCCGAGTGGGAGGTCCTCAAGGCACTCGTCCTGGCGGGGGCGCCCTACTGCCTGGGCCCGAGCGACCTGGCGAAGAGACTCGGTCTGACCCCGGCCGCCATGACCCACCGGATCGACCGGATGGTGGCGGAAGGGCTCGTCACCCGGGAGCGCGACGAGTCCAACCGGGTCCGCGTCATCGTGGAGCTCACGCACGAGGGCCGCGACAAGTGGCTGGAGGCCATGCGCATGGCCACCGTCTTCGAGGAGGACCTGCTCCAGGACCTCTCCCAGGAGGAGCGCGGCGTCCTCGGCGAGGTGCTCACCAGACTGCTGCGCCGGGTGGAGGACGCCCAGCCGGACGCCGGCGGGCGGCTCACCGATCTCGACTGA
- a CDS encoding TetR/AcrR family transcriptional regulator has translation MHIQDTQWTSASVLTNGGAVGAVAGNGRAGDVSRTTPLRVDAQRNLEHVLRAAREVFGELGYGAPMEDVARRARVGVGTVYRRFPSKDVLVRRIAEEETSRLTDQARSALGQEDEPWSALSRFLRTSVASGAGRLLPPQVLRVGVAEDGTDTGLDGTAALDGATRVPQQRSQSGGAELRLVEQRSVSFGEPDDDAGAAQLLEVVGRLVDRARAAGELRTDVTVSDVLLVIATAAPSLPDAAQQAAASARLLDILLEGLRSRPS, from the coding sequence ATGCATATTCAGGACACTCAGTGGACATCCGCGTCCGTTCTCACGAACGGCGGCGCGGTCGGTGCGGTGGCGGGCAACGGACGCGCGGGAGACGTATCGCGCACCACGCCACTGCGGGTGGACGCACAGCGCAACCTGGAACACGTACTGCGCGCGGCGCGCGAGGTCTTCGGCGAGCTGGGGTACGGCGCTCCGATGGAGGACGTGGCCCGCCGCGCGCGGGTCGGCGTCGGCACGGTGTACCGGCGCTTCCCGAGCAAGGACGTCCTGGTCCGGCGCATCGCCGAGGAGGAGACCTCCCGGCTGACCGACCAGGCACGGTCCGCGCTCGGGCAGGAGGACGAGCCGTGGTCGGCGCTCTCGCGCTTCCTGCGGACGTCGGTGGCCTCGGGCGCCGGACGGCTGCTTCCGCCGCAGGTCCTGCGGGTGGGGGTCGCCGAGGACGGTACGGACACGGGCCTCGACGGGACCGCCGCGCTGGACGGGGCGACGCGGGTCCCGCAGCAGCGGTCGCAGTCCGGCGGGGCCGAACTGCGGCTCGTGGAACAGCGGTCGGTGTCCTTCGGGGAGCCGGACGACGACGCCGGGGCGGCGCAGCTCCTGGAGGTCGTGGGCCGGCTCGTGGACCGGGCGCGGGCGGCCGGTGAGCTGCGTACGGACGTGACGGTGTCGGACGTGCTGCTGGTCATCGCCACGGCGGCGCCGTCGCTGCCGGACGCCGCGCAGCAGGCCGCGGCGTCGGCGCGGTTGCTGGACATCCTGCTGGAGGGGCTGCGGTCGCGTCCCTCGTAG
- a CDS encoding SpoIIE family protein phosphatase codes for MNFTRWSARLPGTQRRAAARADGLPTALPPESSVPAARAERTAGDGTSVALAPAVDELPVREVLDRIPALVALVHGPEHRLAYVNDAYAAAFGDRPVGEPARDALPELAEVGLLPLLDQVLRSSRPRTVKSRKVPGGRSYTFTCTPVPVEVSAPAQGGVLIFAADVTDHAEAAERLRASERRQRETAVTLQRSLLPQELEEPDDLRVAATYHPGGTEAAVGGDWYDVIILGGGRTALVIGDVMGRGVRAAAVMGQLRTAVRAYARLDLPPHEVLQLLDGLAMEIDPNQIATCVYAVHDPNEGRLVYASAGHLPILVRDESGTVLRADEPTGPPLGTGGWMHASGTVPLGPGSTAVLYTDGLVERRDADLDEGIASLAGALAGATGTPQVVCDRLVRSAGVTADHDDDVAVLVLQHPARTGPDGDLFRNAALELLGGVEATPRARAFASGVLTSWRFPPELHDLGVLAASELVANSLQHGTPPMRLRLRRTDRRLIVEVTDGDDHLPRRRRAEPADESGRGIAIIHAIASNWGSRRTPGGGKAVWCEFALPHPA; via the coding sequence GTGAACTTCACGCGCTGGAGCGCCCGGCTCCCCGGAACGCAGCGCCGCGCGGCCGCGCGGGCCGACGGACTACCGACGGCGCTCCCTCCGGAGAGCTCCGTGCCCGCGGCACGCGCCGAACGGACGGCCGGCGACGGCACCTCGGTCGCGCTCGCCCCCGCCGTGGACGAACTGCCGGTCCGCGAGGTCCTGGACCGCATCCCGGCCCTCGTCGCCCTCGTCCACGGCCCGGAGCACCGCCTCGCGTACGTGAACGACGCCTATGCGGCCGCCTTCGGGGACCGTCCGGTCGGCGAACCCGCGCGCGACGCGCTGCCGGAGCTGGCCGAGGTCGGCCTGCTGCCGCTGCTCGACCAGGTCCTGCGCAGCTCCAGGCCGCGCACGGTCAAGTCCCGCAAGGTCCCCGGCGGCCGCTCCTACACGTTCACGTGCACCCCGGTCCCCGTCGAGGTGTCGGCCCCCGCGCAGGGCGGCGTCCTGATCTTCGCCGCGGACGTCACCGACCACGCCGAGGCCGCCGAGCGGCTGCGGGCCAGCGAGCGCCGGCAGCGCGAGACCGCCGTCACCCTGCAGCGCTCCCTGCTGCCCCAGGAGCTCGAGGAACCGGACGACCTGCGCGTCGCCGCGACCTACCACCCCGGCGGCACCGAGGCCGCGGTCGGCGGCGACTGGTACGACGTGATCATCCTCGGCGGCGGCCGCACCGCCCTCGTCATCGGGGACGTCATGGGCCGCGGGGTCCGCGCGGCGGCCGTCATGGGCCAGCTCCGCACGGCCGTCCGCGCGTACGCCCGCCTCGACCTGCCCCCGCACGAGGTCCTCCAGCTCCTCGACGGCCTCGCCATGGAGATCGACCCCAACCAGATCGCCACCTGTGTGTACGCGGTCCACGACCCGAACGAGGGACGGCTGGTGTACGCCTCCGCCGGCCACCTCCCGATCCTGGTCCGCGACGAGAGCGGCACCGTCCTGCGCGCCGACGAACCCACCGGACCCCCGCTCGGCACGGGCGGCTGGATGCACGCCTCCGGCACGGTGCCGCTCGGCCCGGGCTCCACCGCCGTGCTCTACACCGACGGCCTGGTCGAGCGCCGGGACGCGGACCTCGACGAGGGCATCGCCTCCCTCGCGGGCGCCCTCGCCGGCGCCACGGGCACCCCCCAGGTGGTCTGCGACCGCCTGGTCCGCTCGGCGGGCGTGACGGCCGACCACGACGACGACGTCGCCGTCCTGGTCCTCCAGCACCCGGCGCGTACGGGCCCCGACGGCGACCTCTTCCGCAACGCCGCCCTGGAGCTGCTCGGCGGCGTGGAAGCGACCCCACGCGCGCGTGCCTTCGCCTCCGGCGTCCTCACCAGCTGGCGTTTCCCGCCCGAGCTGCACGACCTCGGGGTGCTGGCCGCCAGCGAACTCGTCGCCAACTCCCTCCAGCACGGCACCCCGCCGATGCGTCTGCGGCTGCGCCGCACCGACCGCCGCCTGATCGTCGAGGTCACCGACGGCGACGACCACCTCCCGCGCCGCCGCCGCGCCGAACCGGCCGACGAGTCCGGCCGCGGGATCGCGATCATCCACGCCATCGCCTCGAACTGGGGCTCCCGCCGCACCCCCGGGGGCGGCAAGGCGGTGTGGTGCGAGTTCGCACTCCCGCACCCCGCCTGA
- a CDS encoding MFS transporter — protein MRRIHVGNALSAFGLGFTVPYLYVYVAQVRDLGAMTASLVLAVFAVAALVVLPFAGRAIVRRGPLPVLLIALGTAAVGSLSLGLAAGSTAVLLSAAALGAGQAVMQPALATMIVDCSTADTRSRAFATQFFLQNLGLGVGGLIGGHLVDPSRAGSFTLLFAVEAAMFLLLVVVMATVRMPRAPKVEGAPAQARGSWKQLLGNRAMVQLCVLGFVLFFACYGQFESGLSAYGVEAAGISTSALGTALAANTAMIVVAQFAVLKFVERRKRSRVIAAVGLIWALAWVTAGYAGLGHGSQTMATAAFVSTYALFGLGEAMLSPTVAPLVADLAPSGMAGQYNSAFALVKQLALAIGPAVGGPMGASLHTPYIVTFLLFSLGITFLAVRLGRQLTPVQNQPSVARSRVVVRGGASTESVRSAA, from the coding sequence ATGCGCCGGATCCATGTGGGCAACGCACTCAGCGCGTTCGGGCTCGGCTTCACCGTCCCCTATCTGTACGTCTACGTGGCGCAGGTACGGGATCTGGGTGCCATGACGGCGAGTCTCGTGCTCGCCGTCTTCGCCGTGGCGGCGCTCGTGGTGCTGCCGTTCGCCGGGCGGGCCATCGTCCGGCGGGGCCCGCTGCCGGTGCTGCTCATCGCCCTGGGCACGGCCGCCGTCGGATCACTGAGCCTGGGCCTGGCGGCCGGCTCCACGGCCGTACTGCTGTCCGCGGCGGCGCTCGGTGCCGGGCAGGCCGTGATGCAGCCCGCGCTGGCCACGATGATCGTCGACTGCTCGACCGCCGACACCCGCTCGCGGGCCTTCGCCACCCAGTTCTTCCTGCAGAACCTCGGACTCGGGGTGGGCGGGCTCATCGGCGGTCACCTCGTCGATCCCTCCCGGGCCGGCTCCTTCACACTGCTGTTCGCGGTCGAGGCGGCGATGTTCCTGCTGCTCGTGGTGGTCATGGCGACCGTACGGATGCCGCGCGCCCCCAAGGTCGAGGGTGCGCCGGCGCAGGCCAGGGGCAGCTGGAAGCAGTTGCTCGGCAACCGGGCCATGGTGCAGCTGTGCGTACTGGGCTTCGTGCTCTTCTTCGCCTGCTACGGGCAGTTCGAGTCGGGGCTGAGCGCGTACGGCGTCGAGGCGGCCGGTATCTCCACCTCCGCGCTCGGGACGGCCCTGGCCGCGAACACGGCGATGATCGTCGTCGCGCAGTTCGCCGTGCTGAAGTTCGTCGAGCGCCGCAAGCGGTCCCGGGTGATCGCCGCGGTGGGGCTGATCTGGGCCCTCGCCTGGGTCACCGCCGGTTACGCGGGGCTCGGACACGGCAGCCAGACCATGGCGACCGCCGCGTTCGTGTCGACGTACGCGCTGTTCGGGCTCGGTGAGGCGATGCTGTCGCCGACCGTGGCCCCGCTGGTCGCGGACCTGGCGCCGAGCGGCATGGCGGGACAGTACAACTCGGCCTTCGCCCTGGTGAAGCAGCTGGCCCTCGCGATCGGTCCGGCGGTGGGCGGTCCGATGGGTGCCTCGCTGCACACCCCGTACATCGTGACGTTCCTGCTGTTCTCGCTGGGCATCACGTTCCTGGCGGTGCGGCTGGGGCGGCAGCTCACTCCGGTGCAGAACCAGCCCTCGGTGGCGAGGAGCCGGGTCGTGGTGCGGGGCGGGGCCTCGACGGAATCGGTGCGGAGCGCGGCCTGA
- a CDS encoding NAD(P)/FAD-dependent oxidoreductase, whose amino-acid sequence MKERARILVVGGGYVGMYTALRLQQRLKPELRRGDVEITVVTPDPYMTYQPFLPEAAAGSISPRHVVVPLRRVLDRCRVVIGEVTSVDHAKRTATVATLATEEEGTGPDQLAYDELVLAPGSVSRTLPIPGLAEYAIGFKTVEEAIGLRNHVLEQMDIASSTRDPAIRDAALTFVFVGGGYAGVEALGELEDMARYASRYYHNVKPDDMRWILVEASGRILPEVGEEMGRYTVTQLRRRNIDVRLETRLDSCTDRVAVLSDGARFPTRTVVWTAGVKPHPVLAATDLPLNERGRLKCTPRLTVDGAAHAWAAGDAAAVPDVTAEEPGRETAPNAQHAVRQAKVLGDNIAHSLRGEPLETYSHRYVGSVASLGLHKGVAYVYGRRLKGYPAWFMHRVYHLSRVPTFNRKARVLAEWTLAGLFKREIVSLGSLEHPRAEFELAAGGKAPEDPKGSS is encoded by the coding sequence GTGAAGGAACGTGCGCGCATTCTCGTTGTCGGCGGCGGCTACGTCGGGATGTACACCGCCCTGCGTCTGCAGCAGAGGCTCAAACCGGAGCTGAGACGGGGCGACGTGGAGATCACCGTGGTCACCCCCGACCCGTACATGACCTACCAGCCGTTCCTCCCCGAGGCCGCCGCGGGCTCGATCTCCCCGCGCCATGTCGTCGTGCCGCTGCGCCGCGTCCTGGACCGCTGCCGGGTCGTCATCGGCGAGGTCACGTCCGTCGACCACGCGAAGCGCACCGCGACCGTCGCGACCCTCGCCACCGAGGAGGAGGGCACGGGTCCCGACCAGCTCGCGTACGACGAACTGGTCCTGGCCCCCGGCTCCGTCTCGCGCACCCTGCCGATCCCCGGTCTCGCCGAGTACGCCATCGGCTTCAAGACCGTAGAGGAGGCCATCGGCCTGCGCAACCACGTCCTCGAACAGATGGACATCGCCTCCTCCACCCGCGACCCCGCGATCCGCGACGCCGCCCTGACCTTCGTCTTCGTGGGTGGCGGTTACGCCGGGGTGGAGGCGCTCGGCGAGCTCGAGGACATGGCCCGCTACGCCTCCCGCTACTACCACAACGTGAAGCCCGACGACATGAGGTGGATCCTCGTCGAGGCCTCCGGCCGCATCCTCCCCGAGGTCGGCGAGGAGATGGGCAGGTACACCGTCACCCAGCTGCGCCGCCGCAACATCGACGTGCGCCTGGAGACCCGCCTCGACTCGTGCACCGACCGTGTCGCCGTCCTCAGCGACGGGGCGCGCTTCCCGACCCGCACGGTCGTGTGGACCGCCGGCGTGAAACCCCATCCGGTCCTCGCGGCCACCGACCTGCCGCTGAACGAACGCGGCCGGCTGAAGTGCACCCCCCGGCTGACGGTGGACGGCGCCGCGCACGCGTGGGCGGCGGGCGACGCGGCCGCCGTGCCCGACGTGACCGCCGAGGAGCCCGGCAGGGAGACGGCCCCGAACGCCCAGCACGCGGTACGGCAGGCCAAGGTCCTCGGCGACAACATCGCCCACTCCCTGCGCGGCGAGCCGCTGGAGACGTACTCCCACCGGTACGTGGGCTCGGTCGCCTCCCTGGGACTGCACAAGGGCGTCGCGTACGTCTACGGGCGCAGGCTGAAGGGATACCCTGCCTGGTTCATGCACCGCGTGTACCACCTGAGCCGGGTGCCCACCTTCAACCGCAAGGCCCGCGTGCTCGCCGAATGGACCCTGGCGGGGCTCTTCAAGAGAGAGATCGTCTCCCTCGGTTCGCTCGAACATCCCCGTGCGGAGTTCGAACTGGCGGCCGGTGGAAAGGCCCCGGAGGACCCGAAGGGGTCGTCCTGA
- a CDS encoding sigma-70 family RNA polymerase sigma factor: MSVDGRDGASGDGGTETGAETGAETGTEADVEAEAEAEAEAEGSVPAQREWRDSGVLPPPVEPFSAEPPTSDAELVEWMRSGDDTAYEELFRRHSDAVRRYARTCCQDTHTADDLTAEVFARTLQAVRGGSGPRHSVRAYLLTTVRRVAAGWTRSARREHLVDDFAVFAARAARGSDLPDDTAPPGSFGAGHELGADVRAMHEAEQSLAMQAFRSLPERWQAVLWHTEVEDESPSEVATLFGLDANGTRVLASRAREGLKQAYLQAHVSAALALDEECARHADRLGAYARGGLRTRAERGLRKHLEECARCRLAAGQIKEVANGIPAVVPVAVIGWFGAAGYAKAAALIAGGTGVGAAGAAGAASAAGGGAGGAGAGGGAAAEGFGAPVKAGIAAGVVAVAVAAVVFALAGDDIPAKRSGAGPRPPGPVVGPSVPSPSPEPPGAAKAAPGPVVALKRTPTPEPKPSRPVGPAPEPRPASMPEPKPAPTVAPAPGPTPSPAPPAPAPAPPPPPAPAPAPAVFRWNALEYGITGDGTRPEMRLGESTWVWQRYGMSVAGKPYANGVTVHGASSVTIDLNRACSSYDAMAGVDDLTRGLGQVRFSVFADGVRVWRSEVVRGGQAAVPVRVDLTGQRTIRLVVEPRSAFDTVSLADWADSRFRCG; the protein is encoded by the coding sequence ATGAGCGTTGACGGTCGGGACGGGGCGTCCGGCGACGGGGGCACGGAGACCGGAGCGGAGACCGGAGCGGAAACCGGCACGGAAGCCGACGTCGAAGCCGAAGCCGAAGCCGAAGCCGAAGCCGAAGGCAGTGTTCCGGCTCAGCGTGAGTGGCGCGACAGCGGGGTGCTGCCTCCTCCCGTCGAACCGTTCTCCGCTGAACCACCGACCTCCGACGCCGAGTTGGTCGAGTGGATGCGGTCGGGCGACGACACGGCGTACGAGGAGCTGTTCCGGCGCCACTCGGACGCCGTCCGCCGGTACGCGCGCACCTGCTGCCAGGACACCCACACGGCGGACGACCTCACCGCCGAGGTCTTCGCCCGTACGCTGCAGGCCGTGCGCGGCGGCAGCGGCCCCCGGCACTCCGTACGCGCCTACCTGCTGACGACCGTACGGCGCGTCGCGGCGGGCTGGACCAGGTCGGCGCGGCGGGAACACCTCGTCGACGACTTCGCCGTGTTCGCGGCCCGGGCCGCCCGCGGCTCCGACCTGCCGGACGACACCGCGCCCCCCGGCTCCTTCGGCGCAGGCCATGAACTGGGCGCCGACGTACGGGCCATGCACGAGGCCGAGCAGTCGCTGGCCATGCAGGCGTTCCGTTCGCTGCCCGAGCGCTGGCAGGCCGTGCTGTGGCACACCGAGGTCGAGGACGAGTCGCCCAGCGAGGTCGCCACGCTCTTCGGCCTGGATGCCAACGGCACGCGCGTCCTGGCCAGCCGGGCCCGCGAGGGCCTCAAGCAGGCCTATCTGCAGGCCCACGTGAGTGCCGCGCTCGCCCTGGACGAGGAGTGCGCGCGCCACGCCGACCGGCTCGGCGCGTACGCACGCGGCGGGCTGCGCACGCGGGCCGAGCGCGGGCTGCGCAAGCACCTGGAGGAGTGCGCCAGGTGCCGGCTCGCGGCCGGTCAGATCAAGGAGGTCGCGAACGGCATCCCCGCGGTCGTGCCGGTCGCGGTCATCGGCTGGTTCGGTGCCGCCGGGTACGCGAAGGCGGCCGCGCTCATCGCCGGCGGGACCGGCGTGGGCGCGGCCGGTGCCGCCGGGGCCGCGTCCGCGGCGGGTGGTGGCGCGGGGGGCGCGGGGGCCGGTGGCGGGGCGGCGGCGGAAGGGTTCGGCGCGCCCGTGAAGGCCGGGATCGCGGCCGGGGTCGTCGCGGTGGCCGTCGCCGCGGTCGTGTTCGCGCTGGCGGGCGACGACATCCCCGCGAAGAGGTCCGGGGCCGGGCCGCGCCCGCCCGGTCCGGTCGTCGGACCGAGCGTGCCGTCGCCGTCCCCGGAGCCGCCGGGGGCGGCGAAAGCGGCGCCCGGGCCGGTGGTGGCGCTGAAGCGGACGCCGACGCCGGAACCGAAGCCGTCCCGGCCGGTCGGGCCCGCCCCGGAGCCGAGGCCGGCATCGATGCCGGAGCCGAAGCCGGCGCCGACCGTGGCACCCGCTCCCGGGCCCACGCCCTCCCCCGCCCCTCCCGCGCCCGCTCCTGCTCCGCCACCCCCGCCGGCTCCCGCGCCCGCCCCCGCCGTCTTCCGGTGGAACGCGCTCGAGTACGGCATCACCGGGGACGGCACCCGGCCCGAGATGCGGCTCGGGGAGAGCACCTGGGTCTGGCAGCGGTACGGCATGTCGGTCGCCGGCAAGCCGTACGCGAACGGTGTCACCGTGCACGGCGCGTCCTCGGTCACCATCGATCTGAACCGCGCGTGTTCCTCGTACGACGCGATGGCCGGCGTGGACGATCTGACGAGGGGGCTCGGGCAGGTGCGGTTCTCCGTGTTCGCGGACGGGGTGCGGGTGTGGCGGTCGGAGGTGGTGCGGGGTGGGCAGGCGGCGGTGCCCGTGCGGGTGGATCTGACGGGCCAAAGGACGATCCGGCTGGTCGTGGAACCGCGGTCCGCCTTCGACACGGTGTCCCTGGCGGACTGGGCCGACTCCCGGTTCCGCTGCGGCTGA
- a CDS encoding GNAT family N-acetyltransferase → MSPDYVFRSIQADEWPAVKEIRLASLQDPVADVAFLDTFENASGQPDRFWQDRAAGAAEGVLERQQIVAEEAGGRWVGTLVVLVEEPGAVGALGVVSDVRQGHFVGVFVRPEARGQGLTERLFASGLRWAWDVAGVDRVRLFVDERNGRAEAFYRKFGFLPTGKSVPAPGDSGARELEFVFERP, encoded by the coding sequence ATGAGTCCTGACTACGTGTTCCGGTCGATACAGGCCGATGAATGGCCCGCGGTCAAAGAAATCCGGTTGGCCTCGCTGCAGGATCCGGTGGCGGATGTGGCCTTCCTGGACACCTTCGAGAACGCCTCGGGCCAGCCCGATCGTTTCTGGCAGGACCGGGCTGCCGGCGCTGCCGAAGGGGTGCTCGAGCGGCAGCAGATCGTGGCCGAGGAGGCCGGCGGGCGGTGGGTGGGGACTCTTGTCGTGCTGGTGGAGGAGCCCGGGGCCGTGGGGGCGCTGGGGGTCGTCAGCGACGTACGGCAGGGGCACTTCGTCGGTGTGTTCGTGCGGCCCGAGGCGCGGGGGCAGGGACTGACCGAGCGGCTGTTCGCGTCCGGACTGCGGTGGGCCTGGGACGTCGCCGGGGTGGACCGGGTGCGGTTGTTCGTGGACGAGCGGAACGGGCGGGCCGAAGCCTTCTACCGGAAGTTCGGGTTCCTGCCCACGGGGAAGAGCGTTCCCGCGCCCGGGGACTCGGGCGCGCGGGAGCTGGAGTTCGTGTTCGAGCGGCCCTGA